The Paenalcaligenes faecalis genome has a window encoding:
- the lysA gene encoding diaminopimelate decarboxylase yields the protein MTIAKHFQLKDGVLHAENVSLAQLAHDFDTPLFVYSRQALHDAWESYHVAAQGRDVLVCYGMKANSNLAILNEFARLGTGFDIVSGGELARVLAAKGDANKIVFSGVGKQAWEIEAALEAGIKCFNVESEAELQRIAEIALNKGVKAPVSLRVNPDVDAKTHPYISTGLKGNKFGVDINEAPAIYARAQQMPSIDIVGVDCHIGSQITEISPYLDALDKLIALIKQLQAQGIELSHLDIGGGLGIRYTDETPATPTELLSAVFQALDAARLGHLQLILEPGRSLVGNAGVLLTQVEYLKSNQEKNFAIVDAAMNDLIRPTLYDAWHDIEPVTPRSEDVPSHQYDVVGPICESGDWLAKDRPLRLEQGDLLAIMSAGAYAFTMASQYNTRPRAAEVIVDDQSVHLVRPREDIQKIFESERLLD from the coding sequence ATGACCATAGCCAAGCACTTTCAACTTAAAGACGGCGTTTTACATGCCGAAAACGTGTCCCTAGCCCAATTAGCACACGACTTTGACACGCCTTTATTCGTGTATTCACGCCAAGCCCTACACGATGCATGGGAAAGCTACCATGTTGCTGCCCAAGGTCGTGACGTTTTAGTTTGCTATGGCATGAAGGCAAACTCCAATCTGGCCATCCTCAATGAGTTTGCTCGTCTGGGTACTGGATTTGATATTGTCTCTGGCGGTGAATTAGCTCGTGTGTTAGCAGCAAAAGGGGATGCCAACAAAATCGTATTCTCTGGGGTAGGAAAACAAGCCTGGGAGATCGAGGCAGCTCTAGAGGCTGGCATCAAATGCTTTAACGTAGAGTCCGAAGCAGAACTCCAGCGCATTGCTGAAATCGCCCTTAACAAAGGGGTCAAAGCCCCCGTATCACTACGCGTCAATCCAGATGTAGATGCCAAAACCCACCCTTATATTTCAACTGGTTTAAAAGGCAATAAGTTTGGCGTTGATATCAACGAAGCGCCTGCGATTTATGCACGCGCCCAACAAATGCCCAGCATCGATATTGTGGGTGTTGACTGCCATATTGGCTCACAAATCACCGAAATTAGTCCCTATTTAGATGCCTTAGATAAACTCATAGCCCTTATTAAGCAGCTACAAGCCCAAGGCATAGAACTCAGTCATCTCGATATTGGGGGTGGACTGGGTATTCGTTATACGGATGAAACCCCTGCAACACCTACCGAATTACTTAGCGCCGTCTTTCAAGCCTTAGATGCCGCACGCTTAGGTCATTTGCAATTGATTCTAGAGCCAGGTCGCTCATTGGTTGGTAATGCCGGTGTGTTATTAACACAGGTTGAATACCTCAAATCCAATCAAGAAAAAAACTTTGCTATTGTCGATGCTGCGATGAATGATCTGATTCGTCCTACCTTATACGACGCATGGCATGATATTGAGCCTGTCACACCCCGCTCAGAAGACGTACCATCCCACCAATATGATGTTGTTGGCCCTATCTGCGAAAGCGGTGATTGGCTAGCTAAAGATCGCCCATTGCGCCTAGAGCAAGGCGATTTATTAGCCATCATGTCAGCAGGTGCTTATGCTTTTACCATGGCTAGCCAATATAATACGCGCCCTCGCGCGGCCGAGGTCATCGTGGACGATCAGTCCGTACATCTTGTTCGGCCCCGCGAAGACATACAAAAGATTTTTGAAAGTGAACGCCTTCTAGACTAA
- a CDS encoding bifunctional diguanylate cyclase/phosphodiesterase produces the protein MTGLKALPIKFIGRWKLLAFNYRLASLYIPGLIAVLSLLSLLFLAPNPSLQVISFSSSITQLHNYHLIEGALLSFAVFTALIAFYKKNRFFLISAAWILCNLRLGSYMLGMDAFWMQLQIPVYLTSYINQITVGMYFILSQQLLQFSLNISPSSNQKNSILGLIALGVFILSLIPAPGLFHAVTAVIIPLALLIALTLSVQRVLIERVNLYGWQIILLSILVSALASSLLSLLSIGNTVLSHFNASIFLILCNSMIVFGIASRISQLQQSQNELRSNYQNSPFSVLKINHEGQILRSNRAFRRLCAKLSQPRPLVWGMLFPDQNWKHIVKRTQAGKYTEIQLNSTKSMLDVQKPLFALHANTIPEGYVLTLQDITPYMNTLNRLKAMADNDPVTQVLNQRGLEKALQYAIHNLGHHQPCFIAYLDVNHVNHVNRTYGHASGDALLQEVSLRINDVLKQRHSFGRIGSDDFVFLLNNTTAEKAQELAIEITSKLNKTVISTPFRDYELNVHLGLVEIGEGMDEQAALRTAQSACVDALRRNTDFVLYEHNSKEMQYRAEELQLFEHLENGTTRGLFVEMQPLMDLQNPLASLNVEVLLRIRRDNGELIPLHTFIPDAEENGTISIIDKWVFMATLDWLNSNQQHLASTKQINVNLSGYSLNNDKFVTDLFAILDSYKHLLNKLCVEITEGVALQDLTRTRDFMLRLQQKGVRIALDDFGAGYTSFSYLRELPANSIKIDGALIQDMLRKESNIAIVRTIVELARNLGMTCVAEWVEDVDTLAKLKEMGVHYAQGFAVSKPRSPEDIVKADDIRALIKDPAIINYIQEITHK, from the coding sequence ATGACGGGGTTAAAGGCTTTACCAATCAAGTTTATTGGACGTTGGAAGCTGCTTGCTTTCAACTACCGTTTGGCGTCCCTATATATCCCAGGGCTGATTGCAGTACTGTCTCTGCTCAGTCTACTGTTCTTAGCTCCAAACCCGTCTCTACAGGTCATCAGCTTTAGCTCATCAATCACTCAGCTCCATAACTACCACCTCATTGAGGGCGCGTTATTAAGCTTTGCTGTTTTTACCGCCCTGATTGCCTTTTATAAAAAAAATCGCTTTTTCCTAATTAGTGCTGCGTGGATTCTTTGTAACTTGCGTCTGGGCAGCTATATGCTTGGAATGGATGCATTTTGGATGCAACTACAAATACCGGTTTATTTGACGAGCTATATCAATCAAATCACGGTGGGCATGTACTTTATTTTAAGCCAACAACTGCTGCAATTTAGCTTAAACATATCGCCATCAAGCAACCAAAAAAACAGCATACTGGGGCTTATTGCTCTAGGGGTTTTTATCCTTTCGTTGATTCCAGCTCCAGGTCTATTTCACGCTGTGACGGCCGTTATTATACCGCTGGCCTTACTTATTGCCCTGACTCTTAGTGTGCAACGTGTCTTGATTGAGCGGGTGAATTTATATGGCTGGCAAATCATCCTACTTAGTATTCTTGTTAGCGCTCTAGCCTCATCGTTACTTAGTTTGCTTTCTATAGGCAATACAGTCCTATCACACTTCAATGCCTCAATTTTCCTCATACTCTGCAACAGCATGATCGTATTTGGGATCGCAAGCCGCATCAGTCAATTACAACAGAGTCAAAACGAGCTACGCTCTAACTACCAAAACAGCCCTTTTTCTGTTTTAAAAATCAACCATGAGGGGCAAATTTTACGTTCGAATAGGGCCTTTAGACGTCTGTGCGCTAAGCTCTCCCAGCCTCGCCCTTTAGTATGGGGTATGCTTTTCCCTGACCAAAACTGGAAACATATCGTAAAACGCACTCAGGCGGGTAAATATACAGAAATCCAACTTAACTCAACAAAATCGATGCTGGATGTACAAAAGCCTTTATTCGCCTTACATGCCAATACGATCCCAGAGGGCTATGTCTTAACCTTACAAGACATTACGCCCTACATGAACACGCTAAATCGCCTCAAAGCGATGGCAGATAACGATCCCGTCACGCAGGTCTTAAACCAGCGTGGCCTAGAAAAAGCATTGCAATATGCCATCCATAATCTAGGCCATCATCAGCCTTGTTTTATTGCCTACTTGGATGTCAATCACGTTAACCATGTGAATCGTACCTACGGTCATGCCTCTGGCGATGCACTACTTCAAGAGGTCAGTCTGCGCATCAATGACGTACTGAAACAACGCCACTCATTTGGGCGTATTGGTAGCGATGATTTTGTCTTCTTACTCAACAACACAACAGCAGAAAAGGCCCAAGAGCTTGCCATAGAGATCACCAGTAAACTCAATAAGACGGTTATCTCCACCCCCTTTAGAGACTACGAGCTAAATGTACACCTTGGTTTAGTTGAGATAGGTGAAGGCATGGATGAGCAAGCCGCCTTACGCACTGCTCAAAGCGCCTGTGTAGACGCCTTACGTCGCAACACTGACTTTGTTCTGTATGAGCATAACTCCAAAGAAATGCAGTACCGCGCCGAAGAACTCCAGCTATTCGAGCACCTTGAAAATGGTACAACCAGAGGCCTATTTGTTGAAATGCAGCCGTTGATGGATTTACAAAACCCATTAGCCTCATTAAATGTAGAAGTTTTACTACGTATCCGCCGAGATAATGGCGAGCTTATTCCCCTGCATACCTTTATCCCTGATGCAGAGGAAAATGGCACCATTAGTATCATTGATAAATGGGTGTTTATGGCGACGTTAGACTGGCTAAACTCAAATCAACAGCATTTAGCAAGCACCAAGCAAATCAACGTTAACCTAAGCGGTTATTCTCTAAATAATGACAAGTTTGTGACAGATCTCTTTGCCATTTTAGATAGTTATAAACATTTACTAAATAAGCTTTGCGTAGAGATTACAGAGGGCGTAGCCCTGCAAGACCTGACTCGTACCCGAGACTTCATGCTGCGTCTACAGCAAAAAGGGGTTCGTATTGCTTTAGATGATTTTGGGGCAGGATATACGTCTTTTTCTTATCTGCGTGAACTGCCTGCTAACTCCATTAAAATAGATGGGGCGCTCATTCAAGACATGCTAAGAAAAGAAAGCAATATTGCCATTGTCCGTACTATTGTGGAGTTAGCCCGCAACCTAGGCATGACTTGCGTTGCAGAATGGGTAGAGGACGTAGACACCCTAGCTAAACTAAAAGAAATGGGCGTGCATTACGCCCAAGGGTTTGCGGTCTCTAAACCCCGATCCCCTGAAGATATTGTGAAAGCAGATGATATTAGGGCCTTAATTAAAGACCCTGCCATCATTAACTATATTCAAGAAATCACACATAAATAG
- a CDS encoding c-type cytochrome codes for MKRVLSKFIITSSLIAGCSVLNFAYAADAAKPDLQKGEQLYLNGNMAKGVLACVTCHGDAGNSTLEANPNLAQQPFEYIVKQLGDFRPKKDDVPATRLAAGGAPAVMASIVANMTSEEMRDVAYYLSQQTLDPTKAATATKMETLERGQKIWRGGLPERGVAACAACHSPNGAGLPGQYPRLSGQFPSYIAEQLRLFRSGDRNNQIMMHDIADRMNDADIDAVADYAAGLR; via the coding sequence ATGAAGCGCGTGCTATCAAAATTTATTATCACAAGCAGCCTAATCGCGGGTTGTTCCGTGCTGAATTTCGCTTATGCAGCGGACGCAGCAAAACCCGACCTACAGAAAGGCGAACAGCTCTATCTTAATGGCAATATGGCTAAAGGTGTATTGGCCTGTGTGACCTGTCATGGTGACGCAGGTAATAGTACCCTAGAGGCAAACCCTAATTTGGCGCAACAGCCTTTTGAGTACATCGTTAAACAGCTTGGTGATTTTCGCCCTAAAAAAGATGACGTACCAGCGACTCGTTTAGCGGCAGGTGGTGCACCTGCTGTGATGGCAAGCATTGTTGCTAATATGACATCAGAGGAAATGCGCGATGTGGCGTATTACCTCAGTCAACAAACTCTAGACCCAACCAAAGCCGCAACAGCGACAAAAATGGAAACCCTAGAGCGTGGACAGAAAATTTGGCGTGGTGGTTTACCTGAGCGTGGCGTTGCTGCCTGTGCAGCCTGTCACTCACCCAATGGTGCTGGTCTTCCTGGCCAATACCCACGACTAAGCGGGCAGTTCCCGTCTTACATTGCAGAGCAACTTCGCTTGTTCCGCAGTGGCGATCGTAATAATCAAATCATGATGCATGATATCGCTGATCGTATGAACGATGCTGATATCGACGCTGTGGCTGATTACGCTGCAGGTTTGCGCTAA
- a CDS encoding cytochrome c biogenesis protein ResB, with product MTVSTTQRRASSEDVFELLGSMRFAVSMLVFICVASLIGTVVAQNQAINTYIDQFGPFWTALFDKFTIWNVYNSWWFLVIMGFLVVSTTLCVIRNTPKMLKDASAFREYVRGSSLRAFPHRVEIESDHNPQANLEPVQSWLKSHGYAYKVRNDEDGSYMVAAKKGGANRLGYIFGHVAIVVICIGGLLDSELPIRIQVWLGDKSAITENMFVSQVPESGRLSLSNPSYRANMLLPEGSKTSHAIVSYGEGVLIQPVPFIVELKRFIIDYYSTGMPSNFKSEVEVIDEERGERFSQVIEVNEPLRYRGVTVYQSGFDDGGSKLRLGVHSLVGSDFEPTRLEATVGDTNVPIVYNKDTGDRVNATFTELRVFNVEDLTDGSPQPKALMDHVASVAGSSVKPKDDHLTNVGPSIHYRLTTNDGQSFDYVNYMVPMMLDDFPVFLLGMRRNQADFFRYVRIPADSKSTMSEFMQLRAAATDTDLLKLAAKRFAMRSGQVDAGSLMELASFKTIETFMQRGFNGIIEPVPEAERERILGLTVPMLQMTLLELRNIVREEQGLEPINYSGEKGEREEQWVQLALLAFANMPEYPAPVILTLDGFDQVQASVFQVARSPGMYIVYTGSLFLVIGIFVMIYIRDRRIWVWVRPNGTGSLLTAAMTSQRRNLDFQQEFQRFQTAFQRLSANRGNENV from the coding sequence GTGACTGTATCCACCACTCAACGTCGCGCTAGCTCCGAAGACGTATTTGAACTCTTGGGTTCCATGCGTTTTGCGGTTAGTATGCTGGTCTTTATCTGTGTAGCCAGCTTAATAGGAACCGTTGTTGCGCAAAATCAGGCAATCAACACCTACATTGATCAGTTTGGCCCTTTTTGGACAGCTCTATTTGATAAGTTCACCATCTGGAATGTTTACAACAGTTGGTGGTTTTTGGTCATTATGGGTTTTTTGGTGGTATCCACCACCTTATGTGTGATCCGTAACACACCAAAGATGCTAAAAGACGCCAGTGCCTTTCGCGAATATGTGCGTGGCTCCAGTTTACGTGCCTTCCCTCATCGGGTCGAGATCGAATCAGACCATAACCCCCAAGCAAACCTAGAGCCTGTTCAATCATGGCTCAAGTCTCATGGATATGCATATAAAGTGCGCAATGATGAGGACGGCAGCTATATGGTGGCGGCTAAAAAAGGGGGCGCAAACCGGCTAGGTTATATTTTTGGGCACGTAGCGATTGTGGTGATCTGTATCGGTGGCTTGTTAGATAGCGAACTACCAATTCGTATCCAAGTTTGGCTGGGAGACAAATCCGCCATTACTGAAAACATGTTTGTGTCACAGGTTCCCGAATCAGGTCGGTTAAGTCTGTCAAACCCCAGCTACCGTGCCAATATGCTATTGCCCGAAGGCTCCAAAACGTCTCACGCTATTGTCAGTTATGGCGAAGGCGTTTTGATTCAGCCTGTGCCATTTATTGTGGAATTAAAACGGTTTATTATTGATTACTATTCGACCGGAATGCCCAGCAATTTTAAAAGCGAGGTAGAGGTCATTGACGAAGAGCGTGGCGAACGTTTTTCTCAGGTGATTGAGGTGAATGAGCCGTTACGTTATCGGGGCGTAACCGTTTATCAGTCAGGTTTTGATGATGGTGGCAGTAAATTACGCTTAGGCGTGCATTCTTTGGTCGGCAGTGATTTTGAGCCAACTCGACTAGAGGCCACCGTAGGCGACACCAACGTTCCTATTGTTTATAACAAGGATACCGGTGATCGCGTTAACGCCACGTTCACTGAATTACGGGTCTTTAACGTAGAGGACCTAACCGACGGCTCGCCGCAGCCTAAAGCGCTCATGGATCATGTGGCATCGGTGGCGGGTTCCAGTGTTAAACCTAAAGATGACCACCTGACGAATGTAGGGCCCAGCATTCATTATCGTTTAACGACAAATGATGGTCAGTCATTTGATTACGTGAACTACATGGTTCCCATGATGTTGGATGATTTCCCTGTATTTTTATTAGGGATGCGTCGTAATCAGGCCGATTTTTTCCGTTATGTGCGGATTCCCGCCGACTCAAAAAGCACGATGTCTGAGTTTATGCAGTTGCGCGCAGCTGCGACAGATACAGACTTACTAAAATTAGCTGCTAAACGATTTGCGATGCGCAGTGGGCAGGTAGACGCGGGTTCCTTAATGGAGCTAGCCTCATTTAAAACCATTGAAACCTTTATGCAGCGCGGCTTTAACGGCATTATAGAGCCGGTCCCCGAGGCCGAGCGTGAGCGTATTCTGGGTCTAACAGTACCCATGCTACAGATGACTCTGCTTGAATTGCGCAATATCGTGCGCGAGGAGCAGGGCTTAGAACCAATTAATTACAGCGGTGAAAAGGGTGAGCGCGAAGAACAGTGGGTACAGCTTGCACTCTTAGCTTTTGCTAATATGCCAGAGTATCCCGCGCCAGTTATCTTAACCTTAGATGGTTTTGACCAGGTTCAAGCCAGTGTTTTTCAGGTTGCGCGTAGCCCGGGCATGTATATTGTTTATACCGGTAGCTTATTTTTAGTTATTGGTATTTTTGTCATGATTTATATTCGTGACCGTCGTATTTGGGTGTGGGTACGTCCTAATGGTACAGGTAGCTTATTAACTGCTGCTATGACATCCCAACGTCGTAACTTAGATTTTCAACAGGAATTCCAGCGCTTCCAAACCGCTTTCCAGCGCTTGTCAGCCAACAGAGGTAACGAAAATGTCTAA
- the ccsB gene encoding c-type cytochrome biogenesis protein CcsB, translating to MSNTAASSAPSMWSEDLRAPSGDSRGVRGRPTISDAIYFVVLALAVVFCLKTYPDSMDYYERIILMATVPLLVWMGWLWRPLRTMTVVVSLVALFAIWLYSPDGSLANGDINRSETVFFLKYLISSQSAILWMCALFVIATAMYWIGMVSSTAAWIGSGLTWAAVYAGAIGLLVRWREGHLLGPDIGHIPVSNLYEVFVLFALMTAMFYLYYERRYATRALGGFVLLVVSSVVVFLLWYSFTRDAHQIQPLVPALKSWWMKIHVPANFIGYGTFALSAMVGLAYLVKENGETKSWAKLSPVFILGVLLCAEPLIFSSGKFSATWMLYFGISAIIVGLILAFRGPISKRLPSLEILDDIMYRAIAVGFAFFTIATILGALWAADAWGTYWQWDPKETWALIVWLNYAAWLHMRFMKGLRGTFSAYWALVGLIITSFAFLGVNMFLSGLHSYGEL from the coding sequence ATGTCTAATACTGCCGCTTCTTCTGCGCCCTCTATGTGGAGCGAGGATTTACGCGCTCCCAGTGGGGATTCTCGTGGGGTGCGTGGTCGTCCCACCATAAGTGATGCTATTTATTTTGTCGTATTGGCATTAGCTGTTGTTTTTTGTCTGAAAACCTACCCAGACAGCATGGACTATTACGAACGCATCATTCTGATGGCAACCGTGCCTTTGCTGGTGTGGATGGGTTGGTTATGGCGACCCTTACGGACAATGACGGTGGTAGTGAGCTTGGTGGCGCTATTTGCCATTTGGCTCTATAGCCCAGATGGTAGTTTGGCCAATGGCGATATCAATCGCTCCGAAACGGTGTTTTTCCTTAAATATCTGATTTCATCTCAATCGGCTATTTTATGGATGTGTGCTCTGTTTGTGATTGCAACCGCCATGTACTGGATTGGTATGGTCAGCTCTACGGCAGCGTGGATAGGCTCCGGATTAACATGGGCCGCTGTCTATGCGGGCGCAATTGGACTACTGGTGCGTTGGCGCGAAGGGCATTTACTAGGCCCAGATATTGGGCATATACCTGTCAGTAACTTATACGAAGTCTTTGTGCTTTTTGCTCTCATGACGGCGATGTTTTACCTGTATTACGAACGTCGCTATGCAACGCGAGCCTTAGGTGGCTTCGTCTTATTGGTCGTGTCGTCGGTGGTGGTATTTTTGTTGTGGTATTCATTTACCCGCGATGCACATCAAATCCAACCACTCGTTCCTGCCCTAAAAAGCTGGTGGATGAAAATTCACGTGCCAGCTAACTTTATCGGTTATGGCACCTTTGCGCTCTCTGCTATGGTTGGCTTGGCCTATTTAGTGAAAGAGAATGGTGAGACGAAATCATGGGCAAAACTCTCGCCTGTATTTATTCTGGGTGTGTTGTTATGTGCCGAACCCTTAATTTTTAGCTCAGGTAAATTCTCTGCGACATGGATGCTGTACTTTGGTATCAGTGCCATTATTGTGGGTTTGATCTTAGCTTTCCGCGGCCCGATTTCAAAACGATTGCCATCACTAGAGATCCTAGATGACATTATGTATCGGGCCATCGCGGTTGGCTTTGCCTTCTTTACTATCGCGACGATTTTAGGGGCGTTGTGGGCGGCAGATGCGTGGGGTACTTACTGGCAGTGGGATCCTAAAGAAACCTGGGCTCTGATCGTTTGGCTGAACTATGCCGCGTGGTTGCACATGCGATTCATGAAAGGCTTGCGTGGTACGTTTAGTGCTTACTGGGCTTTGGTGGGATTGATTATTACTAGCTTTGCCTTTTTAGGCGTAAATATGTTTTTATCAGGGCTACACTCGTACGGCGAGCTGTAA